The genomic stretch TCGAGATATTTCCGGGCGATCAGTTCGCCGCACCGTCCGGTCGATATCCGGCTCAAAGGAGGGTTCTCAGATTGAAGACCGGCGCGAAGGTGCGGCGGTGGATGCAGCAGGGACCGTGTACGTTCAGACGTTCGAGGTGTTCGGCGGTGCCGTAGCCTTTATGCCCGGCCAGGTGATAGTCACTGAATCGTTCGCCCAACCGGCGCATCAACCGGTCGCGGGTGACCTTGGCGATGATCGAGGCGCAGGCGATGGAGACGCAGAGGGCATCGCCGTCGATGATGCCTTTCTGAGGTAACGGTATTTCCGGGAGACGCAGGAAGTCGATTATCAGCGCCTGCGGTCCCGGCGTCAGTTCGGCGACGGCCAGTCTCATGGCCAGCCTGGTGGCGGGTACGATGCCGTTTTTATCGATATAAGCATGGGAGACCACGCCGGCGCCGTAGCTGAGCGCGTCCATGGTTATTGCCTTATATAACTCCTCCCGGGCCTCGAGAGGCAAGAGTTTGCTATCGCGGATATCCTTGAGCCAACCGCTTTTCCGCTGCCTGCCCAGGATGACGGCTCCGGCCACGACCGGCCCGGCGAGCGCGCCGCGTCCGGCTTCATCCACACCCGCCACAAGTTCCAGCCCCTGCCGGATAAATTCGGATTCTTCACGAAAATGAGGGAAACGGTTTGTCGCAGACATCAATCCGGTATTATACCAGCATGACTGGAATATCGCATGACCGATCTGTCCCGATATGCCGGGGCGGCCTAGCGGCGTTACCGGTTTGGAGCACTGTAGCGGGCATCGAGCAGGGACTTGACCTTCTCCCAGATGATGTCCGCGATCCTGTCTTTCGTCTGCGACGCGTCCACTACCAGCCAGCGCGACGGCTCTTCACCGGCCAGCGCCAGATAACCGTCATGCACTTTCCGGTGAAAGCCCAGGCCTTCCCGCTCGATGCGGTCGGCGGTCTGCATATGTTTGCGCGCCTGCCCTTTTTCCACCGGCATGTCCAAAAGCAAGGTCAAGTCAGGCATCAGTCCCTGGGAGGCGATGCTGTTGATGGCCCTCACGGTGGATAGAGATAAGCCGCGCCCGAGACCCTGGTAAACGATGGTGGAATCGACGTAACGGTCGCAAACAATGATCTTTCCGGCGGCGAGCGCCGGCTTGACGATCCGGCTGACCAGTTCCGCCCGGGAAGCATTGAAGAGCATGAGTTCAGCCAGGGGACAGATGGCGTCCTGATCGCTCCATTTTAATATACGGGATATTTCCGTGCCCAGCGGGGTGCCTCCCGGCTCCTGGGTACGTACCACCTCATATCCGGCCGCCTTCAGCCGCTCATGAAGGAGACCGGCCTGGGTGCTCTTACCGAACCCCTCACATCCCTCGAAGGTGATGAATAAAGACATCGTCACTCCTTGAAGATATTGACCCGGCGGCGCGGTTCTGCGCCCAGGCTGTCGGACCGTAATTGATTGCGTTCGGCCACCAGGTGTTGCAGGCGGCGGATATAGGCGCCCTGGGGACTGAGTTCCACCCGCCCCTCAGCGCCGCTCCTCACCCTGCTGACGGCTTCCTCGGCTTCAGTAAGCGCCCAGTTGAGCCCCCCGGAATTTCCGGTCTGCTCCGGTTCGTGGCGGCTCAGCATGCCGAGGAACTGGCGGAATTGGGCGGGGGTGTGGCTTTTAAGGACATAGACCGGAAGTTCCCGGGCTTCGGCATCCCGGATACGCTGCGGCCGGCGTCGAAAGTAGTTACCGGAAGTCACCAGCATGCCGGCATCGGTCAGCCGCTCGGTGATGTTCAGCTTGATATGCATCTCTTCGGCGATCTCTTCGAGGCGGGTCCGATTGATGCCGAAGAGATACAGGCGCGGTGTCTCGACGGGTGCAGGGGCGGCGGGAATGTGTGTCTTTTTTAAGCGGCCTTCTCCTCGGGATTCTTCCGCCTCGACACGGGTGATTTTGACCTCACCGGCCTCATCCACGGAGCGGACCTCGGTCTCCGGCGGATGGCCGCGGAGAATGGCGTCCACGGCCTCAGCGGCGTTTGTATGGACGGCTACCCGGTCCCGTTCCTGAATCTCTACGATGATATCGAAGGTCGGGGGCGCCTTGCGTTCCAGGACGGTTTTCTGAGTGCCGCGGCGCCGCGCCTCTTCGTCGCCCAGGGTGACGGCCTGGATGCCGCCTATAAGGTCGGAAAGAGTCGGGTTCTGCATCAGGTTATCCAATGTATTGCCGTGAGCGGTGCCGACCAGTTGCACGCCGCGCTCGGCGATGGTACGCGCGGCCTGGGCCTCCAGTTCTGTGCCGATCTCGTCGATGACGATCACTTCCGGCATATGGTTTTCCACGGCTTCGATCATCACCGCGTGCTGAGCATCGGGCATCGCCACCTGCATGCGGCGGGCGCGGCCGATGGCGGGGTGGGGAATGTCGCCATCGCCGGCGATCTCGTTTGAAGTATCGACGATGACCACCCGTTTTTTCAGGTCATCCGCCAGCACCCGGGCCACCTCACGCAGCATGGTGGTCTTACCAACGCCGGGTCTTCCCAGGAGTAACACGCTGCTTCCAGTCTGGATCAAATCCTCGATGATCTTAATCGTGCCCAGCACCGCCCGCCCTATGCGCAGGGTGAGGCCGATGATCTTGCCTTTGCGGTTGCGGATAGCGGAGATGCGGTGAAGGGTGCGTTCGATGCCGGCCCGGTTGTCACCGCCGAATACGCTGATACGGGTGATCACATAATCAAGATCGGCTTCGGTGACCTCTTCAGGGCGTAATACGATCTCACGCTGCGGAAAACGGGCTTCCGGCACCCGTCCCAGGTCCATGATAACCTCAAGCAATTGGCTCAGATCGGGCTGCTCGTTGAGCGGACGCCGGATCTCCAAGGGCAGGATGTCGAGAAGGGTGCCCAGATCATCGGTGATCAAATTGGCCAAGTCACTGCCTCCGGAAAAATGTTTGATACCGGTATCATTCTACTATCCGGTTACTCGATGGGCAAACCGTTAGCGCAATGGTCTTTTAGAAGGTAATCCGTTGCGCCGCGGATAACTTTCAGGAGTAGGGGAGATTTTCTCGATCACGATCAGCCGGCGATCATCTGACAACCCGTCGATCTCGATGGCCCGCACGTCCCGAAGACATCCGCCGAGCAGGGCGATACCTTTACGGGCTGATTCGACTTCATCTTCTATCGAGCCCTTTTTCATGGCGATGAACCAGCCGCCGACACGGCAGAACGGTAAAGTAAGTTCACATAAAGTATCCAATGAGGCGACGGCGCGGGAAACGGCGATATCGTAGCTTTCCCGGTGTTCCGGCTGCCGTGCCGCTTCTTCAGCTCGCAAATTGACCACGGAGACACCGTCCAGCCCCAATATACCGGCCATATGACTCAAAAACACCGCCTTTTTCCCGATAGCTTCGAGAAGAGTCAATTCGATACCCGGGAAAGCGATCTTGAGCGGCAGGCCGGGAAAACCGGCGCCGCTGCCGACATCGATGACCCGGTGGTTGTCGAACCCGATGCCGGCGACGGCGAGTGACAACGAATCCAGGAAGTGGGTCACCTGTACCCCATCGTAATCGGTGACGGCGGTGAGGTTGAAGCGCGCATTCCAGTCAATCAATTCCCGGTAGTATGTTTCGAAAAGGTCGTATCGACTTTCGTCCAAAGACAGTCCGAGGCCGGTGGCGCCCCGGCGCAGTAATGGTAAATTTTCGAACATGCGACGATTATAGCATTTTGTTCCGCTACGGCGGGTTGTGTTATGCTTAGGTACCAGACCGCTAGGGGTGCGCACCCGCTGAGAGTCCCCGGAATCCGGGACAACCCTGGCACCTGAACTCGGTAATGCGAGCGTAGGAAAAGCGGAGGTGCCTGCCAGGGTCTGGAATAATGCCCTGGTTTTTTTATGACGACTCAAATGCAACGAGCCCGCGAGGGCATAATCACCCCCCAGATGATGGCGGTAGCCGCGGCGGAACACCTGCCGGTTGAAACCATTCGCGCCGGTCTTGCCGACGGGACGATCGTAATTCCGGCCAATATCAGCCACCTTCACCTGAACCCATGCGGTATAGGTAAAGGGCTGCGGACCAAGGTCAACGCCAACATCGGCACATCATCCGATTGTGTCGATATCGCGCTGGAACTCAGCAAATTGGCGGCGGCGCAGGACGCCGGCGCCGATGCGGTGATGGACCTGTCAACAGGTGGTGATCTGCCGGCTATCAGGCGGGCCATACTGGCAAAATGCACCGCCGCCCTGGGGACGGTGCCGATATATGAGGCCGGGGTGGTGGCGCGGGTAACCAGGGGTTCTATCATCGAACTGACCGCAGAAGACCTGTTCGATGTCATCGAACGGCATGCCCGCGAAGGCGTCGATTTTCTCACCGTGCATTGCGGCGTCACCCGGAGCACCATAGCCCGCTTGAAAGAACAGGGACGGGTGACGGATATCGTTTCCCGAGGCGGGGCGCTGCTGGCCGGCTGGATGGCCTACCATGATCAGGAAAACCCGCTGTATGAGCAGTATGACCGGTTGCTCGGTATCTGCGCCGAATACGACGTTACACTGAGCCTGGGCGACGGCTTGCGGCCCGGCTGTCTGGCCGACGCCACCGACCGGGCACAGGTCGAAGAGCTGCTCACCCTCGGCGAACTGGTGGACCGGGCGCGGCGGGCGGGCGTCCAGGTGATGGTTGAAGGACCGGGTCATGTGCCGCTCAACCGCATCCGGACCAATATGGAGTTGCAGAAATCGATTTGCAACGACGCGCCGTTTTACGTGCTGGGGCCGCTGGTGACCGATGTCGCCGCGGGCTATGACCATATCACTGCCGCTATCGGGGGAGCCCTGGCGGCTGTCCACGGGGCTGACTTCCTGTGCTACGTGACGCCCGCCGAACATCTCTCACTCCCGGATGTCGAGGACGTGAAAAACGGCGTCATCGCTTCCCGGATCGCCGGCCATGCCGCCGATATCGCCAAAGGCGTCAAAGGCGCCGCCGATTGGGACCGGAAGATGGCCGAAGCCCGGAAACGGCTGGATTGGGAAGCTCAGGCCGAGCTTTCGATCGATCCCGAACTCAGCCGACGGCGGCACGGCGCTCTTCGTTCAGCCGGCAGCGCCTGCGCCATGTGCGGTGAATTTTGCGCCATGGAGATGGCGGAAAAATACCTGGGGATCAAGACCGCCCGGTGTTAAAATCCGCAGGCACGGATGTAAGCCATATTGGATAGCGGTTTCAACCTGGGCCATATTTTCGGTATTCGATTCCGCGTCCATTACTCCTGGTTTTTCATTTTTCTCCTTATCACCGTATTTTTAGCCCAGCAGGTATTCCCGGTCGCCGTTCCCCGGGAGAACACCTCAACTTACTGGATCATGGGAGCGGTGACTTCGCTCCTGTTCTTCTTTTCAGTCCTGTTCCATGAAACATCACACAGCCTGGTTGGCCGAGCCAACGGCATACCGGTAAGCAGCATCACCCTGTTCTTGTTCGGCGGAGCGGCCCAGATGACCCGGGAGCCGGCCTCAGCCGGCGCGGAGATGAAAATGGCCCTGGCCGGGCCGATGTCCTCGCTGGGCCTGGCTGCCGCCTTTTGGATGATCTATTCCTTCTACCTGGGCATTGAGAACACCGTGGCGGCGATGGCATTGTGGCTGGCCCAGATCAATCTGATCGTGGCTGTTTTTAATCTGCTGCCGGGTTTTCCGCTGGACGGAGGCCGGGTATTCCGTGGCTTGTGGTGGCATTTCCGGCGCGACTACGAAGGGGCGACCAGGGTGGCCGTTTTTGCCGGCCGGATAACCGGCTTTCTTATCATCGGCGCCGGCCTGTATTTTATCGTTTATTATCGCGACTGGTTGGCCGGTGTCTGGCTGGCGGTGCTTGGCTGGTATTTGGAAAGTGCTGCCCGAACCAGCCTCAAGCAATTCGAACTGCAAATATGGCTTAAGGGGAAGAAGGTGTCGGAGGTGGTGAACAAGGAGTGCCCGGTGGTCGCGGAGAACACAACCGTCGCTCAATTGAGGCAAGAGCATCCCGGCCGGCGCTGTTTCTGGGTAGAAGCGGAAGGGACGATTTCCGGTGCGGTATTTTTACCCGGGAAGGGTGATGACCTTGAACTTAAGATAATCAGCGACCTGGCGCAGCCGATAGCGGGTGCCATTGAAGTTGGCCCCGACACCGACCTGCTGGTTCTGGTGCAGGAATTTAATGAAACGGGCAAGGATGTTGCCCTGGTAACCGGTTACGAAGAACGAGGGCTTGTATTCCTCGATGAACTGGTAGAACTGGTTAACCGGCAGAGAAATCAGGGGGTTGGAAATACCGGGACCGGAGGAAAATGAGTACCGTCTCTGCATTACTGTTTTGCCGATGGGGCATTTGAAGTTATATACTGGAAATAAGGTATTGATACAGGGGTACCTTAATCGTCGTCCAGATTAATGCGACGACATATCCGTTAAGCTGATTGCGCTGAATAATAGAAAGAAGGAATTAATGTCTCCCGAAAACACAAACAAACCCCTAACGCTCACGGAAGCTGCCGTGGCTTACCTGGCGTCCTTGTCTGCTGCCAAGCGCCAGGTTATGACGCCAGCGGTGATGAATTTTGTGCGCTGGTACGGCGGCAATCATACCTTGAATAATCTGTCCGCGCCCAAATTGGCGGATTACGCGGCCGCGCAACCGGCGGGAGAAGAAGCTGCTGCTAAATTGAAAGCCGTCAAGGAGATGCTCAGTTATTCAGTGAAGAACGGTTGGATCGAAGCAAGCCTGGGGGCACATGTCAAGCTTAAAAAATCCCCGTTGAGATCGGTGAGTGCCGCCCGAAAGCCGGCAAAGGTTGAACAACTGGTCTTGACCACCGCAAAAAAGGCCGAGATGGATAACGAACTGGCGGCTTTAAAAGAAAAGCGTTTTCACGTAGTTGAAGATATTAAGCGGGCTGCGGCGGACAAAGACCTGAAGGAGAATGCCCCCTACCATGCTGCCCGCGAGGAAAAGGCTAAATTGGACGGGAAGGTCGAGGAATTGGCATTGCTGCTCAAGCATGCCATCGTCAATGACGATGAAACCCGTGCCGGAGGCACAAAAGCAGAACTTGGACGAAAAATCACCATCAAGGATGTGGCCACCGGGTCAACGTCGACATATACGCTGGTGATACCGCGTGAAGTTAGTCCCAAAAGCGGGCGGATCTCGCCGGTCTCCCCGATTGGCAAAGCCGTATCGGGACGCGCCGTCGGAGACACCGTCGACGTAATTGCGCCGTCCTGTGTCGTACGTTACATCATCGAGTCAATCGAATAGCAAAATAGCCAAAGGAGTCTGATATGCGGTCATCATTCCGCTTGGGACGCATTCTTGGCATCGAGATCGGCATCCATGTTTCATGGTTGTTTATTTTTGCTTTTCTAACGTGGTCCCTGGCGGCCGGATATTTTCCGCTGGAAAACGTTCTGCCCGGTCGTGACAACTTAACCTACTGGCTTCTGGGCGCCGTATCCTCACTGAGCCTGTTTATCTCGGTACTGGCGCATGAACTGGGCCATTCGGTCGTCGCCAGGCGCAATGGTATTCCGGTGAAGAACATCACCCTGTTTATTTTCGGCGGGGCATCCAATATTACCAAGGAGGCGGAGACGCCTGGCGCGGAGTTCCGCATGGCTGTCACCGGGCCGATGGTCAGTTTCGCCTTGTCCGCCATATTTTTTACCGTATTCTTCGCAACTGGTAGAGAGGCAACTGCGCTTAACGCCGTGGTCGTTTACCTGGCTCAGATCAACCTCATTCTCGGTGTTTTCAATCTTCTGCCGGGATTCCCGCTGGATGGCGGCCGGGTTTTCAGGTCGATCCTTTGGAAGGTTCTGAAAGATGAACCCAAGGCTACCCGGATAGCGGCCGGCTCCGGCCAGGTGATCGCCTATATTTTCATCTTCGGCGGTATCGCTCTGGCTTTCATCGTCGGTATAGGGGGTTTGTGGCTGGCTCTTATCGGTTGGTTCCTTGCTTCGGCCGCTTCGGCCAGTTACCAGCAGTCGGTGTTGACGGAAGCGCTGAAAGGCGCCAAGGTGAAGGAGATCACGAACTCATCTATCCTTTCGGCAACGGATGACATCACCGTGGAGCAGGCCATGTCCACCATGCTGAGCCATAACCAGCGTGCTTTGCCCTTGATCACAGACGGACGGATGACCGGCTTGGTGACGTTGACCGACATCAAGAAAGTTCCCAAAGAATCATGGCCGCATGAACAGGTCAACCGGATCATGACCCCGGCCACCGAAGTGCAATCGGTTTCACCTGAAGATGATCTCACCGTTGTTTTGGAACTACTGCAGAGTGCCGGATACAATCAGCTGCCGGTAATGGAAAAAGGGAAGTTCCGAGGACTGGTGTCCCGGGCCGAACTCCTGCAATACATCCAATTGAAACATGACTTAGCCAAATAGTCATTACAGCTTTATCCCTTTGAGTTATTGACACGACTACTGGGCTGCTATACTCTTATTTCGATTAACATCCAAAAGGAGTCACCTCGGTGGAGAAAACCTCAACGGGTCTGCAGGAAAACGTCGCCGGACTGCTATGCTATCTTGGCGCCTGGGTCACGGGAATCATCTTTCTGATCCTGGAACCTAAAAACCGCTTCGTCCGATTCCACGCCGTCCAGTCGATAGTGGTTTTCGGGGTTTTATCCGTCGCCGGCACGATGCTGGGATTCATCCCCTTCACCGGTTGGATCATGAGCAGTTTTTTGGGTGTGTTGTCATTTATTCTTTGGATAGTGCTGATGGTAAAAGCGTATCAAGGGGAGTATTACAAGTTACCGGTGGCCGGTGATCTGGCGGAGCAACTTCTCGGAAAATTGTAGTCTCGATTCAGATAATAATGCCAAAGGCGGCGCATTAGCGCCGCCTTTTCAATGTAGCCCGAACGCCGGGATCATTTTCCGACGTAAACTATATGGTCCTTGTTGACGGCGACGAAATCCAGTTGGGCGATACCGCCTTCGAACGCCGGATTGAAATCCACATCGGTCAGCGGGATGAACTGATCGCTGCGATTCAGTGCGTCCTGTAATTCTTCCCACATCTCGCTGTGCATGTTGCCCGTAAGGCTTACCTGGGGCAGATTGATAACGGCCTGCAGCGGTTTTTTGCGCCGCATCGGGTAAACATTCGTCTGCGTTGTCGATGATACGATGTTCTGCTCACCCACGAATAAAATATTGTTCTTCCGGATATAGGCCGTATCCATATGGCGGGCGGCCTGCCCGGGGGCGAAGAAACTCACTTCGAATAATGGCACGAAGTCCGAGCAGGTCTGTAACTTGGAGGTATAAAAGCCCTTGTTCAAAGCATCCAGCAGCCGCTGCTGGTGCTGGCAAAGAGTTAATCCGGAAAAGATACCATTGGTGGTGAAAATAATCACATTGACCCGCCGAAATCGGGTTACATCAAAATTATCACCTGATACGGTGGAAGCGCCAACAGCGTCCAAGGCACTCATCCGGACCTCCTTAAACCAACTTGTTAGACAAAAATATCGGGAAACCCCGCCAGCTTGATGGTACCGATCACGATTACGAAACCACAGAGAATCATCCCGGTGATTGAAATACCTCTCTTCTTATGCTGGGCTAGGCTGGCGAGCCCCATGAAAAAACCTACCATGGCCAGGGGTACGGCGAACCAATGTAAAAAGCCCAAATATGGGAGGAAGGCAGCGAACATGCCGATCAGACTGATGATGCCGATCGTTAAACTGAAAATGGCCAAGTGGTTCTCCCCCGAAATCTTTTTATAACAGATAAACGTAGTGTTGTAAACAAAAATCTTTTTACGGTTAAATACCGAAAATCCCGCCGAAGGGAGATTATCTGTTTACCATCGATGCTAACCGGGTGTTAAGCCCGGCACCATCAACATGTACCCCACGCCATGTTTATTCATGATCAGTTTTGGATTGTCGATATCCTGTTCTATCTTTTGGCGCAATTGGCGGATATACACTCTTAGCGCCGCGACGCAGTCGGGATAAAAATCGTTCCAAAGGGCTTCGGCAAGTGTGGCGTAGGTGACTACTCCACCGGCGTGTTGCATCAGTTTACTCATGATGATCTCTTCGGTACGTGTCAACGGTATTTCTCTATTCTGAAAATGGAGAATGCCTGTGGCGGGCGATAATCGTAGCTCGCCGACAGTAAGCGCTGAATCCGGTCCCGGCGCGGACGAACGGCGCAGGAGAGCCTTGATCCGGGAGAGCAGTTCCATCTGCTTGAACGGCTTGACCAGGTAATCATCGGCACCCGCCTCGAGGCCTTTGACGATATCGAACTCATCTTTACGGGCGGTAAGGATGATGATCGGCAGGTCGGAAAACTTCCGGATACCTTTCAACGCTTCGAATCCGCTGATATCCGGCAAACCCAGGTCAAGAATGATCACGTCCGGTTTCTGTTCACGGGCCATGGTAATACCCTGGACGCCGGAGTCTGTTGATAGAAATTCCATATCCGGCCAGCGCATCCGGAATGCCCAGGCTACCGAATCAACGATTTGAGGATCATCCTCGATCATTAATGCCTTCATGAATGCTCCTTTGGTTCGGCTAAAGGTAAAGCAAAGCCGAAAGTCGTTCCTTTTCCGGGTGCGCTTTCTACCCAAACCCGGCCGTTGTGCAGTCCGATTATCATTTTCGACAATGCCAAGCCAAGACCCAGGCCGCTCAACTGTTCACCACCGCTGCGGGGTACGCGGTAATAGGGCTCAAAGAGCCGTATTTGAGCTTCCCGGCTGATACCCGGTCCCGAATCTATCACTTCCACTTTCAGTTCGCTGTCCGCAGGGTAGGCTTTGAGTGTGATGCGGCCTCGTTCCGGCGTATACTTGATCGCGTTGGTAAGATAATTGTACAACACTTGCCGGACACGGTCGTCATCCATTTTGACCGGCGGCAGATTGTCCGGGATATCTATATTGAGAGAATGACGCTTGCGTGCCGCGGCCGGTCTGAGAGTGTCGGCCATACTGACAAGCAAAGGGCCGATATCGCCAGGTTTAGCGGTGACGGTCAATATGCCGATCTCACCGCGGGTTACGT from Dehalogenimonas sp. THU2 encodes the following:
- a CDS encoding ribonuclease HII, whose protein sequence is MSATNRFPHFREESEFIRQGLELVAGVDEAGRGALAGPVVAGAVILGRQRKSGWLKDIRDSKLLPLEAREELYKAITMDALSYGAGVVSHAYIDKNGIVPATRLAMRLAVAELTPGPQALIIDFLRLPEIPLPQKGIIDGDALCVSIACASIIAKVTRDRLMRRLGERFSDYHLAGHKGYGTAEHLERLNVHGPCCIHRRTFAPVFNLRTLL
- the tmk gene encoding dTMP kinase, encoding MSLFITFEGCEGFGKSTQAGLLHERLKAAGYEVVRTQEPGGTPLGTEISRILKWSDQDAICPLAELMLFNASRAELVSRIVKPALAAGKIIVCDRYVDSTIVYQGLGRGLSLSTVRAINSIASQGLMPDLTLLLDMPVEKGQARKHMQTADRIEREGLGFHRKVHDGYLALAGEEPSRWLVVDASQTKDRIADIIWEKVKSLLDARYSAPNR
- a CDS encoding R3H domain-containing nucleic acid-binding protein, whose protein sequence is MANLITDDLGTLLDILPLEIRRPLNEQPDLSQLLEVIMDLGRVPEARFPQREIVLRPEEVTEADLDYVITRISVFGGDNRAGIERTLHRISAIRNRKGKIIGLTLRIGRAVLGTIKIIEDLIQTGSSVLLLGRPGVGKTTMLREVARVLADDLKKRVVIVDTSNEIAGDGDIPHPAIGRARRMQVAMPDAQHAVMIEAVENHMPEVIVIDEIGTELEAQAARTIAERGVQLVGTAHGNTLDNLMQNPTLSDLIGGIQAVTLGDEEARRRGTQKTVLERKAPPTFDIIVEIQERDRVAVHTNAAEAVDAILRGHPPETEVRSVDEAGEVKITRVEAEESRGEGRLKKTHIPAAPAPVETPRLYLFGINRTRLEEIAEEMHIKLNITERLTDAGMLVTSGNYFRRRPQRIRDAEARELPVYVLKSHTPAQFRQFLGMLSRHEPEQTGNSGGLNWALTEAEEAVSRVRSGAEGRVELSPQGAYIRRLQHLVAERNQLRSDSLGAEPRRRVNIFKE
- the rsmG gene encoding 16S rRNA (guanine(527)-N(7))-methyltransferase RsmG, whose translation is MFENLPLLRRGATGLGLSLDESRYDLFETYYRELIDWNARFNLTAVTDYDGVQVTHFLDSLSLAVAGIGFDNHRVIDVGSGAGFPGLPLKIAFPGIELTLLEAIGKKAVFLSHMAGILGLDGVSVVNLRAEEAARQPEHRESYDIAVSRAVASLDTLCELTLPFCRVGGWFIAMKKGSIEDEVESARKGIALLGGCLRDVRAIEIDGLSDDRRLIVIEKISPTPESYPRRNGLPSKRPLR
- the thiC gene encoding phosphomethylpyrimidine synthase ThiC, whose translation is MTTQMQRAREGIITPQMMAVAAAEHLPVETIRAGLADGTIVIPANISHLHLNPCGIGKGLRTKVNANIGTSSDCVDIALELSKLAAAQDAGADAVMDLSTGGDLPAIRRAILAKCTAALGTVPIYEAGVVARVTRGSIIELTAEDLFDVIERHAREGVDFLTVHCGVTRSTIARLKEQGRVTDIVSRGGALLAGWMAYHDQENPLYEQYDRLLGICAEYDVTLSLGDGLRPGCLADATDRAQVEELLTLGELVDRARRAGVQVMVEGPGHVPLNRIRTNMELQKSICNDAPFYVLGPLVTDVAAGYDHITAAIGGALAAVHGADFLCYVTPAEHLSLPDVEDVKNGVIASRIAGHAADIAKGVKGAADWDRKMAEARKRLDWEAQAELSIDPELSRRRHGALRSAGSACAMCGEFCAMEMAEKYLGIKTARC
- a CDS encoding site-2 protease family protein, translating into MDSGFNLGHIFGIRFRVHYSWFFIFLLITVFLAQQVFPVAVPRENTSTYWIMGAVTSLLFFFSVLFHETSHSLVGRANGIPVSSITLFLFGGAAQMTREPASAGAEMKMALAGPMSSLGLAAAFWMIYSFYLGIENTVAAMALWLAQINLIVAVFNLLPGFPLDGGRVFRGLWWHFRRDYEGATRVAVFAGRITGFLIIGAGLYFIVYYRDWLAGVWLAVLGWYLESAARTSLKQFELQIWLKGKKVSEVVNKECPVVAENTTVAQLRQEHPGRRCFWVEAEGTISGAVFLPGKGDDLELKIISDLAQPIAGAIEVGPDTDLLVLVQEFNETGKDVALVTGYEERGLVFLDELVELVNRQRNQGVGNTGTGGK
- a CDS encoding GreA/GreB family elongation factor, with product MSPENTNKPLTLTEAAVAYLASLSAAKRQVMTPAVMNFVRWYGGNHTLNNLSAPKLADYAAAQPAGEEAAAKLKAVKEMLSYSVKNGWIEASLGAHVKLKKSPLRSVSAARKPAKVEQLVLTTAKKAEMDNELAALKEKRFHVVEDIKRAAADKDLKENAPYHAAREEKAKLDGKVEELALLLKHAIVNDDETRAGGTKAELGRKITIKDVATGSTSTYTLVIPREVSPKSGRISPVSPIGKAVSGRAVGDTVDVIAPSCVVRYIIESIE
- a CDS encoding site-2 protease family protein translates to MRSSFRLGRILGIEIGIHVSWLFIFAFLTWSLAAGYFPLENVLPGRDNLTYWLLGAVSSLSLFISVLAHELGHSVVARRNGIPVKNITLFIFGGASNITKEAETPGAEFRMAVTGPMVSFALSAIFFTVFFATGREATALNAVVVYLAQINLILGVFNLLPGFPLDGGRVFRSILWKVLKDEPKATRIAAGSGQVIAYIFIFGGIALAFIVGIGGLWLALIGWFLASAASASYQQSVLTEALKGAKVKEITNSSILSATDDITVEQAMSTMLSHNQRALPLITDGRMTGLVTLTDIKKVPKESWPHEQVNRIMTPATEVQSVSPEDDLTVVLELLQSAGYNQLPVMEKGKFRGLVSRAELLQYIQLKHDLAK
- a CDS encoding DUF4870 domain-containing protein; this encodes MEKTSTGLQENVAGLLCYLGAWVTGIIFLILEPKNRFVRFHAVQSIVVFGVLSVAGTMLGFIPFTGWIMSSFLGVLSFILWIVLMVKAYQGEYYKLPVAGDLAEQLLGKL
- a CDS encoding response regulator transcription factor; protein product: MKALMIEDDPQIVDSVAWAFRMRWPDMEFLSTDSGVQGITMAREQKPDVIILDLGLPDISGFEALKGIRKFSDLPIIILTARKDEFDIVKGLEAGADDYLVKPFKQMELLSRIKALLRRSSAPGPDSALTVGELRLSPATGILHFQNREIPLTRTEEIIMSKLMQHAGGVVTYATLAEALWNDFYPDCVAALRVYIRQLRQKIEQDIDNPKLIMNKHGVGYMLMVPGLTPG